A DNA window from Vigna unguiculata cultivar IT97K-499-35 chromosome 10, ASM411807v1, whole genome shotgun sequence contains the following coding sequences:
- the LOC114167526 gene encoding salicylic acid-binding protein 2-like, which yields MLKREKYLLMIFVIILPFFCVCVDGKHFVLVHGALHGAWCWYKVAHQLKSEGHNVTTLDMAACGVNTEKIEEVDSVSEYHKPLITFLASLPPQEKVILVGHSLGGLSVSIAMEKYPQRISVAVFITAYVVSQNLTYPALLQEVNRRLGHVLEEQYFILDENNAPFLSPIGVEFLRSRLYQLSTTEDLTLGVSVVRPLPPFMNDAKLLAKQSAVSKKRNGRVSKVFIIAEKDNLVTEDFQRWIIQKTGPYADVKKIKNSDHMAMFSKPKDLALELLNIAYKF from the exons ATGTTGAAAAGGGAGAAATACCTTTTGATGATCTTTGTCATCATTCTTCCCTTTTTCTGTGTTTGTGTTGATGGTAAGCACTTTGTGCTGGtgcatggagctcttcatggtGCATGGTGTTGGTATAAGGTGGCTCATCAACTCAAATCAGAGGGTCACAATGTGACAACTCTAGACATGGCTGCATGTGGTGTGAATACAGAGAAGATTGAAGAAGTTGATTCAGTTTCAGAATATCATAAGCCTCTCATCACATTCTTGGCCTCTCTTCCTCCTCAGGAAAAGGTTATTCTTGTAGGTCACAGTCTTGGAGGGCTATCAGTGTCCATTGCCATGGAAAAATACCCTCAGAGAATCTCTGTTGCAGTTTTCATCACTGCCTATGTTGTCTCTCAAAACCTCACCTACCCTGCTTTGCTTCAAGAG GTAAATAGAAGATTGGGTCATGTTTTGGAGGAGCAATACTTCATATTGGATGAAAACAATGCTCCATTCCTCTCACCAATTGGAGTTGAATTTCTGAGGTCTAGATTATACCAATTATCAACAACTGAG GATTTAACACTTGGTGTATCTGTGGTGAGACCTTTACCTCCATTTATGAATGATGCAAAACTATTGGCAAAACAAAGTGCAGTAAGCAAGAAGAGGAATGGAAGGGTTTCTAAAGTCTTCATCATTGCTGAAAAAGATAATTTGGTAACAGAGGACTTTCAAAGATGGATAATTCAGAAGACTGGTCCATATGCTGATGTCAAAAAGATTAAGAATTCAGACCATATGGCCATGTTTTCCAAACCAAAAGATCTTGCTTTGGAACTGTTAAACATTGCTTacaaattttaa
- the LOC114166922 gene encoding uncharacterized protein LOC114166922, whose translation MINVAYSILYKNSKTLFLQLSHAQQIFMKLWDVVYISNKKGSAICNIPGRRCRTPLCWYQDGEALMLGPEFLQQTTGKVKLIQDRMRATQSRQKSYADKRRRPLEFDEGDHVFLRVTPTTGVGRVLKLRKLTPRFIGPYQITRRIGPAAYEIALPPHLANLHNVFHVSQLRKYVASPDHVLEADDVQVREDLTIPAGPVRILDSQVKHLRGKKINTVKVLWDEATHEMTWEMEDHMKLSYPHLFPGKSCFRGRKLLKVGEINRLAGLKDRQAAHATSACFLGFDMHRLAAKGSPPGDTNWVTQFLLILGIFVVCEVRGESGDLNITDLMDC comes from the exons ATGATAAATGTTGCATATTCCATTTTGTATAAGAATAGCAAGACCCTTTTCTTGCAACTGTCCCATGCTCAACAAATTTTTATGAAGCTCTGGGACGTAGTATACATCTCGAATAAGAAAGGCAGTGCcatttgtaacatccctggtCGTAGGTGTAGAACACCActgtgttggtatcaggatggggaagcCCTTATGCTTGGTCCCGAGTTTCTGCAGCAGACAACtggaaaagttaaattaatCCAGGATCGGATGAGAGCCACACAAAGTCGGCAAAAGTCCTATGCTGATAAAAGAAGGCGGCCATTAGAGTTTGATGAAGGTGATCATGTGTTTCTACGGGTTACCCCAACCACGGGAGTTGGAAGGGTTCTAAAATTGAGGAAGTTGACACCGCGATTTATAGGACCCTATCAGATTACACGGAGAATTGGGCCAGCAGCCTACGAAATTGCCTTGCCACCTCATCTAGCAAACTTGCACAACGTATTCCATGTTTCTCAGTTGAGGAAATACGTTGCAAGTCCAGACCATGTATTAGAGGCTGATGATGTACAAGTGCGGGAAGATTTGACCATACCAGCTGGACCGGTTCGCATCCTAGACTCTCAAGTCAAACATCTGAGGGGTAAGAAGATAAATACGGTGAAGGTGCTTTGGGATGAGGCAACGCACgagatgacctgggagatggaggatcacATGAAGTTATCCTATCCACATCTATTTCCTGGTAAGTCTtgttttcgaggacgaaaacttTTGAAGGTGGGGgaaat aaaccgcctggcggggttGAAGGACCGCCAGGCTGCTCATGCCACCAGCGCTTGTTTTCTGGGTTTTgatatgcaccgcctggcggctaagggtagcccgccaggcgacacgaacTGGGTTACCCAGTTTCTTCTGATTCTTGGTATTTTTGTGGTGTGCGAGGTTCGGGGAGAATCTGGTGATTTGAATATAACTGATTTGATGGATTGttga
- the LOC114167308 gene encoding uncharacterized protein LOC114167308 — protein MHHKKSELQIGKESTGVSSDFNPLRHHHNHRHHHHHPIPNLTPNLNLQTQTSTVPYKRSSLCKSPTLNRFPKPCRATAPSATTATWVSAVVSLRRRLRLFLFLSLPFFYFLVSHPTNSFILDFLAAFFFSAALFFSLSLALPRIPSVRFFLKPEARPALKLPVFWARPAKPEFRFCVVAYPNGDVYEGEFRGGKCCGSGVYYYSMSGRYEGDWVEGKYDGFGVETWARGSRYRGQYRQGLRHGFGVYRFYTGDVYAGEWASGQSHGCGVHTCEDGSRYVGEFKWGVKHGLGHYHFRNGDTYAGEYFADKMQGYGVYCFANGHCYEGSWHEGKRQGIGMYAFRNGETQSGHWQNGVIDIPSSQSATYPVSPVAVNHSRVLNAVQEARTAAKKAYDVAKVDERVNRAVAAANRAANAARVASVKAVQNQMHHNVNSKSIPITIV, from the exons ATGCATCATAAGAAATCCGAACTTCAGATCGGAAAAGAAAGCACCGGCGTCTCTTCCGATTTCAACCCTCTCcgccaccaccacaaccaccgccaccaccaccaccaccctatCCCGAACCTAACTCCCAACCTCAACCTCCAAACCCAAACCTCAACAGTCCCCTACAAAAGATCATCCCTCTGCAAATCCCCAACCCTCAACAGATTTCCAAAGCCGTGCCGCGCCACCGCTCCCTCCGCCACCACCGCCACCTGGGTATCCGCCGTCGTCTCCCTCCGCCGCCGTCTAcgcctcttcctcttcctctccctACCATTCTTCTACTTCCTCGTCTCCCACCCTACAAACTCCTTCATCCTTGATTTCCTCGCCGCGTTCTTCTTCTCCGCCGCGCTCTTCTTCTCGCTCAGCCTCGCCCTGCCGCGAATCCCCTCCGTCCGCTTCTTCCTCAAGCCCGAGGCCCGGCCCGCGCTGAAGCTACCCGTGTTCTGGGCCCGCCCGGCAAAGCCCGAGTTTCGATTCTGCGTGGTTGCGTACCCGAACGGCGACGTTTACGAGGGGGAGTTCAGGGGAGGGAAGTGTTGTGGGAGTGGGGTTTACTACTACAGCATGAGTGGGAGGTATGAGGGGGATTGGGTGGAGGGGAAGTACGATGGGTTTGGGGTGGAGACGTGGGCGAGGGGGAGTAGGTACCGGGGGCAGTACCGCCAGGGTCTCCGGCACGGGTTCGGGGTGTACCGGTTTTACACCGGCGATGTTTATGCTGGGGAGTGGGCCAGTGGGCAGAGTCATGGCTGTGGAGTGCACACGTGTGAGGATGGCAGCAGGTACGTGGGGGAGTTCAAGTGGGGCGTTAAGCATGGCCTTGGACACTATCATTTTAG AAATGGGGATACATATGCTGGTGAGTACTTTGCGGATAAGATGCAGGGATATGGGGTATATTGTTTTGCAAATGGCCATTGTTATGAAGGATCCTGGCATGAAGGCAAAAGGCAAGGTATTGGAATGTATGCATTTAGAAATGGAGAAACCCAGTCTGGTCACTGGCAAAATGGAGTCATTGATATTCCCAGCTCACAGAGTGCCACCTATCCTGTTTCTCCAGTTGCTGTCAATCATTCCAGAGTACTAAATGCAGTGCAG GAAGCAAGAACAGCAGCTAAGAAGGCCTATGATGTGGCCAAGGTAGATGAAAGGGTTAATAGAGCAGTAGCAGCAGCTAACAGAGCAGCCAATGCAGCTAGAGTAGCTTCTGTCAAGGCTGTGCAAAATCAAATGCATCATAATGTTAACAGCAAGAGCATTCCAATCACCATTGTGTGA
- the LOC114166208 gene encoding cytochrome P450 714C2-like, whose product MEMNTVKILLGAVLVLLIHVFNVLVLRPRSMRAKLQKQGIKGPSPHFYFGNIPEMKNILLQVHSTPATEDKEKDEDFSVSHKWPFTLFPHVQKWINQYGPIYLFSSGSIQWLMVSDIEMVKEVVMHTSLNLGKPTYLSKDMGPLLGKGIMTSNGSIWVHQRKIIAPELFLVKVKAMINLIVDSTNTTLRSWEGRLQGEGAVSEIKIDEDLRSLSADIIARACFGSNYIEGREIFSKLRDLQTILSKRHSGIPGFRYLPNKSNREMWRLEKEIDSKIAKLIKQRLEETHEQDLLQMILEGAKNCEGGGDGLVSDSISRDRFVIDNCKNIFFAGHETTAITASWCLMLLAVHQDWQDRVRAEVLEVCGENAPDADMLKSLKTLTMVIQETLRLYPPAVFVVRTALEDVSLKGLLIPKGMNIQIPLSVLQHDPLLWGADAHKFNPERFENGVLGACKVPQAYIPFGIGARVCVGQHLAMVELKVILSLILMKFHFSLSPSYCHSPAFRLVVEPGHGVVLQMTRI is encoded by the exons ATGGAGATGAACACAGTGAAGATTTTGTTAGGAGCAGTTTTGGTGTTGTTGATTCATGTCTTCAATGTTTTGGTGTTGAGGCCAAGATCAATGAGAGCAAAGCTTCAGAAGCAGGGGATTAAAGGGCCTTCTCCTCACTTCTACTTTGGCAACATCCCAGAAATGAAGAATATTTTGCTTCAAGTTCATTCAACACCAGCCACTGAAGATAAAGAGAAAGATGAAGACTTTTCTGTCTCTCACAAGTGGCCTTTCACTCTCTTCCCTCATGTTCAAAAGTGGATCAACCAATATG GTCCCATATACTTGTTTTCTTCTGGGTCTATTCAGTGGCTAATGGTGTCAGATATAGAGATGGTGAAGGAAGTGGTCATGCACACCTCTTTGAATCTAGGGAAGCCTACTTATCTGTCCAAAGACATGGGGCCACTCTTGGGAAAAGGCATAATGACATCAAATGGGTCAATTTGGGTTCATCAGAGGAAGATAATTGCCCCAGAACTATTCCTTGTTAAAGTGAAG GCAATGATTAATCTGATAGTGGACTCAACAAATACAACACTAAGGTCTTGGGAGGGTAGACTTCAAGGTGAGGGAGCAGTATCAGAGATTAAAATTGATGAAGATCTTCGAAGTTTGTCAGCTGACATAATTGCCAGAGCTTGTTTTGGGAGCAATTACATTGAAGGAAGAGAAATATTCTCAAAGCTCAGAGATCTTCAAACTATCTTGTCCAAGCGTCATTCTGGAATTCCAGGCTTTCG ATACTTGCCAAACAAAAGCAACAGAGAAATGTGGAGATTGGAGAAAGAGATAGACTCAAAGATAGCAAAGCTCATAAAGCAACGTTTGGAGGAAACTCATGAGCAGGATCTCTTACAAATGATTCTTGAGGGTGCAAAGAACTGCGAGGGTGGTGGTGATGGCCTCGTATCAGATTCCATCTCACGTGACAGGTTTGTGATAGATAACTGCAAAAATATATTCTTCGCTGGACATGAGACTACTGCCATCACAGCATCATGGTGCTTAATGCTGTTAGCTGTGCATCAAGATTGGCAAGACCGTGTTCGAGCTGAAGTGCTTGAAGTTTGTGGAGAAAATGCTCCTGATGCAGACATGCTCAAAAGTTTGAAAACT TTAACCATGGTGATTCAAGAGACTCTGAGGCTGTATCCACCAGCAGTATTCGTTGTTAGAACAGCTCTTGAAGATGTAAGTCTAAAAGGGTTACTAATTCCAAAAGGAATGAACATTCAGATTCCACTCTCGGTGCTGCAGCATGACCCTCTTCTCTGGGGTGCTGATGCTCACAAGTTCAATCCTGAAAGATTTGAAAATGGGGTGCTTGGAGCATGCAAGGTTCCACAAGCTTATATTCCATTTGGAATAGGGGCACGTGTGTGTGTTGGACAGCACTTAGCCATGGTAGAACTGAAGGTGATTTTGTCTCTGATTCTGATGAAGTTTCACTTCTCTCTCTCACCAAGTTACTGCCATTCACCAGCCTTTCGTTTGGTCGTGGAACCTGGCCATGGAGTTGTTCTTCAGATGACAAGAATTTGA
- the LOC114166236 gene encoding 60S ribosomal protein L37a: protein MTKRTKKAGIVGKYGTRYGASLRKQIKKMEVSQHSKFFCEFCGKYAVKRKAVGIWGCKDCGKVKAGGAYTLNTASAVTVRSTIRRLREQTEN from the exons ATG ACCAAGCGAACCAAGAAGGCCGGTATTGTTGGAAAATACG GCACCCGATATGGTGCTAGTTTAAGGAAGCAAATTAAGAAGATGGAAGTTAGTCAGCACAGTAAATTCTTCTGTGAGTTCTGTGGAAAG tACGCTGTTAAGAGGAAGGCTGTGGGCATTTGGGGATGCAAAGACTGTGGAAAAGTGAAGGCTGGAGGTGCTTACACATTGAA TACTGCCAGTGCCGTGACTGTCCGAAGCACCATTCGAAGGCTGAGGGAGCAGACCGAGAATTAG